One window from the genome of Streptococcus salivarius encodes:
- a CDS encoding aldo/keto reductase gives MKYIDFAENERLSTIVLGMMRISQMSEDEVEALVEAALSIGINTFDLADIYGDGQCEVLLGKVLKRRPELRDQMWIQSKCGIRKDGFTYFDFSKDYILDSVDGILERLQIERLDSLLLHRPDALMEPEEVAVAFDHLEQVGKVRHFGVSNQNPMMIELLKTAIKQPLKVNQLQLSAAFTPSFEAGFHVNMEGPKAAVRDGSVFEYCRLTDTVIQAWSVLQHGYFKGNFVGKEEFAALNHVLNDLAKKYQVTPTAIALAWVLRYPGKMQAVIGTTKPQHVLEAGKAATVTLTRKEWYQIYLAAGNDLP, from the coding sequence ATGAAGTATATTGATTTTGCTGAAAATGAGCGTCTGTCCACGATTGTCCTTGGGATGATGCGAATCAGTCAGATGAGTGAAGATGAGGTGGAGGCCTTGGTGGAGGCGGCCTTGTCGATTGGGATTAACACCTTTGACCTAGCGGATATCTATGGCGATGGCCAGTGTGAGGTCCTGCTGGGGAAGGTTCTCAAGCGCCGTCCGGAACTTCGGGATCAGATGTGGATCCAGTCTAAGTGTGGGATTCGCAAAGACGGTTTTACCTATTTTGATTTTTCTAAGGACTATATTTTGGACTCTGTCGATGGCATCCTCGAGCGTCTGCAGATCGAGCGCTTAGATAGTCTCCTCCTTCACCGACCGGATGCCCTCATGGAGCCGGAAGAAGTGGCGGTAGCTTTTGATCACTTGGAGCAAGTGGGCAAGGTCCGTCATTTTGGGGTGTCCAATCAAAATCCTATGATGATAGAATTGCTCAAAACGGCTATCAAACAACCACTCAAGGTCAACCAGTTGCAGTTGAGTGCCGCCTTTACACCAAGCTTTGAAGCTGGTTTTCATGTCAATATGGAAGGACCAAAAGCAGCCGTGCGAGATGGCAGTGTCTTTGAGTATTGTCGCTTAACCGATACGGTGATTCAAGCTTGGTCTGTCCTTCAGCATGGTTATTTCAAGGGGAATTTTGTTGGCAAGGAAGAGTTTGCGGCCCTCAATCACGTCCTCAATGACTTGGCGAAAAAATACCAGGTCACTCCGACAGCGATTGCCCTTGCTTGGGTTCTCCGCTATCCGGGAAAGATGCAGGCCGTCATTGGCACAACCAAACCCCAGCATGTTCTTGAAGCAGGGAAAGCAGCAACAGTGACCCTAACGCGCAAGGAATGGTACCAAATCTACCTTGCTGCAGGCAATGATTTGCCTTAG
- a CDS encoding ABC transporter permease: MKQMFVVMKETYIRQVKSWSFLFMVLGPFIILGLGIGIGYLTDSSTDAKNQVVLVTEVPAVKEGLKGTDRLTLDYKDEAAAKKAIKDEKAAAYLTVDEKDGQLEATYVGDQAMKTELKTLVAAKLSQVQQGINLARANLSKEQVTALSQQVSLKEKIDEKKEGLKMVQTMVAGGLGMLLYMILIFYSSITAQEVASEKGTKIMEVVFSSIKATDYFFARMLGLFGVIFTHIFVYVIGLVAVWIFRADIPVVKDFLAPNSPITQHLAESISLNTVFFIILGIFMYVVLSAFLGSTVARPEDSGKAISPLMMLVIFSFLGVTTLGSAGDVFLLKIGSYIPFFSTFFMPFRTINGYATGLESWASLGIAVLFTIVGTVLIARIYASLILQTDDLGPWKTIKRALSYR, translated from the coding sequence ATGAAACAGATGTTTGTCGTAATGAAAGAAACCTATATCAGACAAGTGAAATCATGGAGTTTTCTCTTCATGGTCTTGGGCCCTTTCATCATTTTAGGGTTGGGCATTGGAATCGGTTATCTAACGGATTCTTCTACAGATGCGAAGAATCAGGTGGTCTTGGTGACCGAAGTGCCAGCTGTCAAAGAAGGTCTCAAAGGAACCGATCGCTTGACCTTAGACTACAAAGATGAAGCTGCAGCTAAAAAAGCCATCAAGGATGAGAAAGCAGCTGCTTACTTGACAGTCGATGAAAAAGATGGCCAGCTAGAAGCCACTTATGTGGGCGACCAAGCCATGAAAACAGAATTGAAAACCCTTGTCGCCGCAAAATTAAGCCAAGTTCAACAAGGGATTAATCTAGCGCGTGCCAATCTAAGTAAAGAGCAAGTTACAGCCTTGTCTCAACAGGTCTCTCTCAAAGAAAAAATTGATGAGAAAAAAGAAGGCTTGAAAATGGTGCAGACCATGGTTGCAGGTGGTCTAGGAATGTTGCTTTATATGATTTTGATCTTCTACTCTAGTATCACAGCCCAAGAAGTGGCCAGTGAAAAGGGAACCAAGATCATGGAAGTGGTCTTCTCTAGTATCAAAGCAACCGACTATTTCTTCGCACGCATGCTCGGACTCTTCGGAGTGATCTTTACTCATATTTTTGTCTATGTGATTGGTTTAGTAGCTGTTTGGATCTTTAGAGCAGATATCCCTGTTGTCAAGGATTTTCTCGCTCCAAACTCTCCAATTACCCAGCACCTAGCAGAGTCAATCTCGCTCAATACGGTCTTCTTCATTATCCTTGGGATCTTTATGTATGTGGTGCTCTCTGCCTTCTTAGGTTCCACAGTTGCACGACCTGAAGATTCAGGGAAAGCGATTTCGCCACTAATGATGTTAGTTATCTTTAGCTTCCTTGGGGTAACCACCTTGGGAAGTGCCGGTGATGTCTTCTTATTGAAGATTGGTTCGTACATTCCTTTCTTCTCAACCTTCTTCATGCCTTTCCGTACCATCAATGGCTATGCGACTGGTCTTGAATCTTGGGCTTCATTGGGAATTGCGGTCCTCTTTACCATCGTGGGAACAGTGCTTATTGCCCGTATCTATGCGAGTTTAATCCTCCAGACCGATGATCTCGGACCATGGAAGACCATCAAACGTGCTCTTAGCTATCGCTAA
- a CDS encoding ABC transporter ATP-binding protein: MLEIRNLEKSFGNNQVLFGVDLTAQQGHILGLVGKNGAGKTTIFHSILRFLDYSGEIRLDGKAITQETYKEIGYLPEERSLMPKLTIFEQVRYLAALKGMSTAEVKEKLPTWMEKLQVKGKLTDKIKSLSKGNQQKVQLIITLIHEPKLIILDEPFSGLDPVNTEVLKQVIFEEKERGATIIFSDHVMTNVEELCDDILMIRDGSVVLSGPVQEVRNSYGRTRLFVSNDFSKEELEALPHVTKVSMTKQGTWKLILDDASAGPELFDRLTKGHYLATFDHQAPTIDEIFKLESGVEV; the protein is encoded by the coding sequence ATGTTAGAAATTAGAAATTTAGAAAAAAGCTTTGGCAATAATCAGGTCCTCTTTGGAGTGGATCTGACTGCTCAACAAGGGCATATCCTTGGTTTGGTTGGGAAAAATGGGGCTGGGAAAACCACCATTTTCCACAGCATCCTGCGCTTTTTGGACTACAGCGGTGAGATCCGCCTAGATGGCAAAGCGATTACGCAAGAAACTTACAAAGAAATTGGTTATTTGCCGGAAGAGCGTAGTCTCATGCCAAAACTCACGATTTTTGAGCAGGTCCGTTATTTGGCTGCCTTAAAAGGAATGAGCACTGCCGAGGTCAAGGAAAAATTACCGACCTGGATGGAAAAACTCCAAGTAAAAGGGAAATTGACTGATAAAATCAAGAGCCTCTCAAAAGGGAACCAACAGAAGGTGCAACTGATCATCACTTTGATCCATGAGCCTAAATTGATCATTTTAGATGAACCCTTTAGTGGGCTGGATCCGGTCAACACAGAAGTGCTCAAGCAGGTCATCTTTGAAGAAAAAGAGCGTGGGGCCACCATTATCTTTTCTGACCACGTCATGACCAACGTCGAAGAGTTGTGTGATGATATCCTGATGATCCGTGATGGTTCGGTGGTCCTTTCAGGGCCTGTCCAAGAGGTCCGGAATAGCTATGGCAGGACTCGCCTCTTTGTCTCTAACGACTTTAGCAAAGAAGAGCTAGAAGCTCTGCCACACGTGACCAAGGTCAGCATGACCAAGCAAGGAACTTGGAAGTTGATCTTGGATGACGCGTCAGCGGGTCCAGAATTATTTGATCGCTTGACCAAGGGCCACTACCTTGCGACCTTTGACCACCAAGCTCCAACTATTGATGAGATCTTTAAACTTGAATCAGGAGTAGAAGTATGA
- a CDS encoding DUF3169 family protein, whose protein sequence is MIMKKQQQERSPRYRFWRNVGIITVSGLIGGVIGVLTGMFGSKTSIELQNLFDKEDLYVGSFILFLIIFAIVLSLLLMSRKSYYKMSETEDEEAYIFESQMKKCYDLATIFKGILLIPYMFVIIFYTQQYSLDDKMTGTYMHIFGSYTMFYIFVSLFAMFVVADQLYRKTFKLIYGMEIPRNANAKEVREFMMSRMDEAEKQISYEENFEVVVKLSNYILPSLLIALLIIGIAFQTDILLALLVVSILYIYILISQYKITKRYYKE, encoded by the coding sequence ATGATTATGAAAAAGCAACAACAAGAACGATCTCCACGTTACCGTTTTTGGAGAAATGTAGGGATCATTACAGTTTCTGGTTTGATCGGAGGAGTCATCGGAGTTTTGACAGGCATGTTTGGATCGAAAACAAGTATTGAATTGCAAAATCTTTTTGATAAAGAGGACTTGTATGTAGGGAGTTTCATTCTTTTTCTAATCATTTTTGCGATTGTATTGTCCTTACTTTTGATGTCACGAAAATCTTATTACAAGATGAGTGAAACAGAAGATGAGGAGGCTTATATATTTGAAAGTCAGATGAAAAAATGTTACGACTTGGCTACGATTTTCAAAGGGATTCTGCTGATACCTTATATGTTTGTGATTATCTTTTATACTCAACAGTACTCTCTTGATGATAAGATGACAGGAACGTATATGCATATCTTTGGAAGCTACACCATGTTTTATATTTTTGTTAGCCTATTTGCTATGTTTGTCGTGGCTGACCAACTCTATCGTAAGACTTTTAAATTGATTTATGGTATGGAAATCCCTCGCAATGCCAATGCCAAGGAAGTGCGGGAATTTATGATGAGTAGGATGGATGAAGCTGAAAAACAGATTAGCTACGAGGAAAATTTCGAAGTGGTCGTCAAGTTAAGCAATTATATCTTGCCGAGCCTTCTCATTGCTCTCTTAATCATTGGAATTGCCTTCCAGACGGATATCCTATTGGCTTTGTTGGTCGTATCCATTCTCTATATTTATATCCTTATTTCACAATACAAGATTACCAAACGTTATTATAAAGAGTAA
- a CDS encoding helix-turn-helix transcriptional regulator codes for MILKNRLKELRARDGLNQSELAKLAGVSRQSISLLERGEYTPSVIIAITIAQVFKEPVENVFSLVEEEE; via the coding sequence ATGATTTTAAAAAATCGACTGAAAGAGCTGAGGGCGCGTGATGGGCTCAACCAATCCGAGCTAGCTAAGCTAGCAGGGGTTTCGCGCCAGTCCATCAGTCTCTTGGAGCGAGGGGAATATACCCCTTCTGTAATTATTGCCATCACCATCGCCCAGGTTTTTAAAGAGCCTGTGGAAAATGTTTTTAGTCTTGTAGAGGAAGAGGAATGA
- a CDS encoding nitroreductase family protein, whose amino-acid sequence MTYFTDLQTKRRSIYALGKDLELSNQELIETIQGAVLNTPTAFNSQTSRVVILLDEESDVFWNEIAYSELEKVTPAEAFEATKERLAGFTQAKGTILFYEDQDVVKGLQEQFPLYAENFPIWSEQGHGIALYATWLALAEKNIGMNVQHYNPLVDAQLAEKYDIPANWKLRAQAPFGQIVAPAGDKDIQTEGRFKVFGDK is encoded by the coding sequence ATGACCTACTTTACAGACTTACAAACAAAACGTCGTTCAATTTATGCTTTGGGAAAAGACCTTGAGCTCTCTAACCAAGAATTGATTGAAACCATTCAAGGAGCTGTTCTTAACACACCGACAGCCTTTAACTCACAAACATCACGTGTGGTGATCTTGCTGGATGAAGAGTCAGATGTTTTCTGGAATGAAATCGCTTATTCAGAGCTTGAAAAAGTAACGCCAGCAGAAGCTTTTGAGGCAACAAAAGAACGTTTGGCAGGTTTTACTCAAGCTAAGGGAACAATCCTCTTTTACGAAGATCAAGATGTAGTGAAAGGCCTTCAAGAGCAATTCCCACTTTACGCTGAAAACTTCCCAATTTGGTCAGAGCAAGGTCACGGAATCGCCCTTTATGCGACGTGGTTGGCTTTGGCTGAGAAGAATATCGGCATGAACGTACAACACTACAATCCACTTGTGGATGCCCAATTGGCTGAAAAATACGACATTCCAGCTAACTGGAAACTCCGTGCTCAAGCGCCATTTGGTCAAATCGTTGCACCAGCAGGAGATAAAGACATTCAAACAGAAGGTCGCTTCAAAGTTTTTGGCGACAAATAA
- a CDS encoding VOC family protein: MTYDYNSKIYLAEAVLNVKDLVRQTAFYTQVIGLEILSQTATEVVLGAGNKPLVHLIETNREEAVKSSYGLYHMAILLPSREDLADVFKHIAELDYPFVGAADHGYSEALYLEDLEGNGIELYRDKPVAEWDIREDGRIVGVTEELSAQEIYEMGRKVEPFVIAKDTRMGHIHLSVKDSQLATAFYQDVLELADKFTISSASWIASGDYHHHLAVNEWGGKNLAKRDKGMIGLAYYVLEVEDKEDLITIAERAKNRGAEVKWLSSNALIFEDNDGILTRVRKNINN, translated from the coding sequence ATGACATACGACTACAATAGTAAGATTTACCTCGCAGAAGCGGTACTCAATGTGAAGGACTTGGTACGTCAGACAGCCTTTTATACACAGGTTATAGGACTTGAAATCCTATCTCAAACTGCAACAGAAGTTGTTTTGGGTGCTGGAAACAAGCCGCTAGTTCACTTGATTGAAACCAATCGTGAGGAAGCGGTCAAGTCTAGTTATGGTCTTTACCATATGGCGATTTTGTTGCCGTCTCGCGAGGATCTGGCAGATGTTTTCAAACATATTGCTGAGCTAGATTATCCATTTGTCGGTGCAGCTGACCACGGTTATAGTGAAGCCCTTTATTTGGAAGACCTTGAAGGCAATGGTATTGAGCTCTATAGAGACAAGCCTGTTGCTGAATGGGATATTCGTGAGGATGGTCGCATCGTTGGTGTAACAGAAGAACTATCAGCTCAAGAAATTTACGAGATGGGACGCAAAGTTGAGCCTTTTGTGATAGCTAAGGATACTCGTATGGGGCATATTCATTTATCGGTCAAAGATAGTCAGCTAGCAACGGCTTTCTATCAGGATGTTTTGGAGCTGGCAGATAAGTTTACCATTTCAAGTGCTAGTTGGATTGCTTCAGGTGATTACCATCACCACTTGGCTGTCAATGAATGGGGTGGCAAAAACTTAGCCAAACGTGACAAAGGGATGATTGGTCTTGCCTACTACGTCCTTGAAGTAGAAGACAAAGAAGATTTGATTACCATAGCAGAACGTGCTAAGAATCGTGGAGCAGAGGTCAAATGGTTATCTTCTAATGCGTTAATCTTCGAGGATAATGATGGTATTTTGACACGGGTAAGAAAAAATATTAATAATTAG
- a CDS encoding Rrf2 family transcriptional regulator, whose protein sequence is MQIPSRFTIAVHILTLIAQNKGNETKLTSDLMAGSVGVNPVIIRKTLSQLKKADLISVQRGSGGATLAKASEEINLLQVYRAVDSIGPSGKLFSFHDNPNPACPVGRNIHGILDQSLEDVQMAMEKELEKKTLAGILKDAKANWKEAGV, encoded by the coding sequence ATGCAAATACCAAGTCGCTTTACCATTGCTGTTCATATTTTGACCCTTATAGCACAAAATAAGGGAAATGAAACTAAGCTAACCAGTGATTTAATGGCAGGTAGTGTTGGGGTTAATCCAGTTATTATCCGTAAAACCTTGTCGCAACTGAAGAAAGCAGACTTGATTTCAGTTCAAAGGGGAAGTGGAGGAGCCACATTAGCCAAGGCATCAGAGGAGATTAACCTTTTGCAGGTTTATCGTGCGGTGGATAGCATCGGTCCAAGTGGCAAACTCTTTAGTTTTCATGACAATCCTAATCCAGCGTGTCCAGTAGGACGTAATATCCATGGGATTTTGGATCAGAGCCTAGAAGACGTTCAAATGGCAATGGAAAAAGAACTCGAAAAGAAAACTTTGGCTGGTATTTTAAAGGATGCTAAGGCCAACTGGAAAGAAGCTGGAGTTTGA
- a CDS encoding alpha/beta hydrolase, producing MKLNKKTKLVFILVAFFLIGLAVPSYSWTRKNIKEIETFYNSKLSPIIMIPGSSATENRFDGLVRKLNQDRRGVKHSLLKVKVWNNGRITFEGKIKDKDNEPVIVIGFENNKDGYYNIKKQTKMMNQAFEALQNKYNFNNFKGLGHSNGGLIYTAFIENYLSDYDVKINSLMTIGTPYNFTETNIKNKSVMLADFIAAKENIPSTLHVYSVAGTITYDSDELVPDASVSAGKYIYQNQAKSYTEITVTGEDAQHSDLPTNDEVVELIKQHIEGQGVRKKQKTNLEPQ from the coding sequence TTGAAACTAAATAAAAAAACTAAGTTGGTCTTTATCCTTGTTGCTTTCTTTCTCATTGGGCTAGCCGTCCCATCCTATAGTTGGACTAGGAAAAATATCAAGGAAATAGAGACTTTCTATAATTCAAAATTGTCTCCCATTATCATGATTCCAGGGAGCTCCGCTACGGAAAATAGATTCGATGGCCTAGTACGTAAACTCAATCAAGACCGTCGTGGTGTCAAGCATAGCCTTCTCAAAGTCAAGGTCTGGAACAATGGACGGATTACCTTTGAGGGTAAAATCAAGGATAAGGATAACGAGCCAGTCATTGTTATTGGATTTGAGAATAACAAAGATGGCTATTACAATATCAAGAAACAAACCAAGATGATGAATCAGGCATTTGAAGCCTTGCAGAATAAATACAATTTCAATAATTTTAAAGGGTTGGGGCATTCAAATGGTGGCTTGATTTATACGGCTTTTATTGAAAATTATCTTAGCGACTACGATGTCAAAATAAATTCTTTGATGACTATCGGAACGCCCTATAATTTCACTGAAACCAATATTAAAAATAAATCGGTCATGCTAGCAGACTTTATAGCTGCTAAGGAGAATATTCCGTCTACCCTACATGTCTATTCGGTAGCGGGAACCATCACCTATGATTCGGACGAATTGGTTCCCGATGCTAGTGTGTCCGCTGGGAAATATATCTATCAGAATCAGGCAAAAAGTTATACTGAAATCACTGTTACAGGTGAAGATGCCCAACACTCGGATTTACCAACCAATGATGAAGTAGTGGAACTAATCAAACAACATATCGAAGGACAAGGTGTTCGTAAGAAGCAAAAGACCAATCTAGAACCTCAATAG
- a CDS encoding PTS sugar transporter subunit IIC has protein sequence MTNYLVQRFLWFRERGFVQITQKTLVSLFPFFLFSGIIRVISLSVFSELGYINQLFSVSDWLPAFKITGQVLINLSNFLGGLAGPLSTYFAGKYTAGHYGRSTGTAGVTSLLVSLIIGSQELLLSPLNDGVLTRINLPASINIMLAIFVGYLVGQIFRFSRASDDQIVDKDYIYQPKTVRPIFLSLILAIGLNILFVIGEQDNVFLTIRQVTSTFTVTDNHLFSTFMMGLLNTFSAWIGNSQAFALNSIAEDSFALENLTYAVSHHTTTGLPHLYTLTNLYHSYGLVAGIGSGLALLVALLLASTSYKDKKVSLLSVFPSLFNNGAPFMVGIPVLLNLVYLLPFLLAPMINMAIAAVALAIHLMPAAVYPVPDGTPSLLFAFIGTGGSLRALAVSLLCFAVDIVIFIPFVRLSNKVQHGLKEEGESIETK, from the coding sequence ATGACAAACTATTTGGTCCAGAGGTTTCTCTGGTTTCGTGAGCGAGGCTTCGTCCAAATTACGCAGAAAACCTTGGTTTCGCTCTTCCCCTTCTTTCTGTTTTCAGGAATTATTCGGGTGATTTCACTATCTGTCTTTTCGGAGCTTGGTTATATTAACCAATTGTTTTCAGTTTCTGACTGGTTACCGGCCTTTAAGATAACTGGGCAGGTGCTCATTAATCTTTCCAACTTTCTTGGTGGCTTAGCCGGGCCCTTATCAACCTACTTTGCAGGAAAATACACAGCTGGTCACTATGGTAGAAGTACTGGTACAGCTGGTGTGACATCCCTTTTGGTTAGCTTAATTATAGGATCGCAGGAGCTGTTGCTGTCACCACTAAACGATGGTGTTTTGACTCGTATCAATTTACCGGCTTCAATCAACATTATGTTGGCTATCTTTGTTGGCTATCTGGTTGGCCAGATTTTTCGCTTTTCAAGAGCTAGTGATGATCAGATTGTGGACAAGGACTATATTTATCAACCAAAGACCGTCCGTCCCATTTTTTTGTCACTCATTTTAGCTATTGGACTTAACATTCTCTTTGTGATTGGAGAGCAAGATAATGTTTTTCTGACGATTAGGCAGGTTACCTCTACCTTTACTGTAACTGATAATCACCTGTTCTCAACCTTTATGATGGGACTTTTGAACACTTTTTCTGCTTGGATTGGAAATAGTCAGGCTTTTGCCCTAAATTCAATTGCCGAGGATAGTTTTGCCTTGGAAAATTTGACCTATGCTGTTTCCCATCATACGACGACTGGGCTTCCCCACCTTTACACACTAACAAATCTTTATCATAGTTATGGCTTGGTTGCTGGCATTGGCTCAGGGCTAGCCCTCTTGGTGGCTCTGCTTTTAGCATCAACCAGTTATAAGGATAAGAAGGTGAGTCTTCTAAGTGTCTTTCCTAGTCTCTTTAACAATGGGGCTCCATTTATGGTGGGGATACCAGTCTTGCTTAATTTAGTTTATCTGCTTCCTTTCCTATTGGCACCTATGATCAATATGGCCATTGCTGCGGTGGCCTTGGCTATTCATCTTATGCCAGCTGCGGTTTATCCAGTTCCAGATGGTACACCAAGTCTTCTTTTCGCCTTTATCGGAACTGGGGGTAGTTTACGAGCTCTTGCTGTTAGTCTGCTCTGTTTTGCAGTCGACATTGTTATCTTTATTCCATTTGTGCGTCTGTCTAATAAAGTACAACACGGTCTAAAAGAGGAAGGAGAGAGCATTGAAACTAAATAA
- a CDS encoding ABC transporter ATP-binding protein — MKKVLEVRHLTKRYGQHLALDNVNLTLEKGEVYGLIGRNGAGKTTLIKVITKLIRPSQGSVSLFHSTSKSEWTHALKRVGSVIETPVALNHLNACQNLRYYCKIHHVPNPDKVINEILDTVGLGHTGKKKFRSFSLGMKQRLGIAIALIAKPDLLILDEPINGLDPVAIKEFRQMIKKLSEEQGMTVLISSHILSELYQVSTRFGIIDHGHIIREITKDEFEHLSEDYIVLKTNQLALASRILQDQLHQHFKVVNSDNEIHIFDKSHVIKAIVKELVKQEVDIDEIYYKRQDLENYFTQLVDSERR; from the coding sequence ATGAAAAAGGTACTTGAGGTCAGACATCTGACTAAACGTTACGGCCAACACCTAGCACTCGACAATGTAAACCTGACCTTAGAAAAGGGTGAGGTCTATGGCCTTATCGGAAGAAACGGGGCAGGTAAGACAACACTGATTAAAGTCATCACTAAACTCATCCGCCCTAGCCAAGGCAGTGTTTCCCTCTTCCACTCTACCTCCAAATCAGAGTGGACTCACGCACTGAAACGTGTTGGTTCTGTGATTGAAACACCAGTTGCCCTGAATCATCTCAATGCATGTCAAAACCTACGTTACTACTGCAAGATTCATCACGTTCCAAATCCTGACAAGGTCATTAATGAAATCCTTGATACAGTTGGACTTGGACACACTGGCAAGAAAAAATTTCGTAGTTTCTCACTGGGTATGAAGCAACGTCTAGGTATCGCTATTGCACTGATTGCAAAACCAGACCTACTTATTTTAGATGAACCGATTAATGGTCTCGACCCAGTTGCTATCAAAGAATTCCGCCAAATGATTAAAAAATTGAGCGAAGAGCAAGGTATGACAGTTCTCATCTCTAGCCATATCTTGTCTGAACTCTATCAAGTTTCAACCCGCTTTGGCATTATTGATCACGGTCACATCATCCGTGAAATCACTAAGGACGAATTCGAACATCTCAGCGAAGACTATATCGTTCTTAAAACTAACCAATTAGCCCTGGCTAGTCGCATTCTCCAAGACCAACTCCATCAACACTTCAAAGTGGTTAACAGCGACAATGAAATTCATATTTTTGACAAATCCCATGTTATAAAGGCAATTGTCAAAGAGCTGGTTAAACAAGAAGTTGACATCGATGAAATTTACTACAAACGTCAAGACTTAGAAAACTACTTCACACAACTAGTAGATTCAGAAAGGAGGTAG
- a CDS encoding DUF4352 domain-containing protein: MKKVKFLEFIVLSGFLVGAVIISLMNQTSASAKTDNDYQYSNVIFGFKNKKNKKSKDIPTYKMSETFKIADVEYTIHSKEVVQNVGGEFGMNAKGSYLILNVTVKNNGTKAITVSDSDFKLVKDKTEYETDSTAGIYANDDANLFFTSVNPENEVTGNVVFDLNPDTISDTNLKLKVDAGFGNSNKAFVTINE; this comes from the coding sequence ATGAAAAAAGTAAAATTTTTAGAATTTATCGTTCTATCTGGATTTTTAGTCGGTGCAGTTATTATTTCTCTAATGAACCAAACAAGTGCTTCTGCAAAAACCGATAACGATTATCAATATAGCAATGTTATTTTTGGATTTAAAAATAAGAAAAATAAAAAAAGTAAGGACATTCCTACTTATAAGATGTCAGAAACTTTTAAAATTGCAGATGTAGAATACACAATTCATTCTAAAGAAGTCGTACAAAATGTAGGTGGCGAATTTGGTATGAATGCAAAAGGTTCATATCTTATTCTAAACGTAACTGTAAAAAATAACGGTACTAAGGCTATTACAGTTTCTGATTCTGACTTTAAGCTAGTCAAAGATAAAACAGAGTATGAAACTGATTCAACAGCAGGAATCTATGCAAATGATGATGCAAATCTTTTCTTTACTAGTGTTAATCCAGAAAATGAAGTAACTGGTAATGTTGTTTTTGATTTGAATCCAGATACAATCTCTGATACTAATTTGAAATTAAAAGTTGATGCTGGATTTGGAAATTCAAATAAAGCATTTGTGACAATTAACGAATAA
- a CDS encoding sensor histidine kinase yields the protein MEGLLIVLIGLLLGATTCLIRYYLAVKSLSKQIEEKLVEESHRRITLKNQPKSLVTLTNRIESLFTQIEKTKLVALQEKKTMDMAISNIAHDIRTPLTVARGYAQQSLRSSSEDDMAMEKISKNLLTVSKRLEALLEYRRLTEGAIQPQFQDVDFSQLVVKSILPYYDMFQETGITLDIQVTPDIQCEMDADIFERLFQNIISNVLKHGKTQAQLTLQKKDDGIYLSVSNMVQQPIQHLDQLTTRFYSENLSDTEDSSGLGLYITEHLVQVLAGELHLSYENEWFYLTVRL from the coding sequence ATGGAAGGACTGCTTATTGTATTGATAGGACTTCTTCTGGGAGCGACTACCTGTCTAATTCGTTACTATTTGGCTGTAAAATCTCTCTCAAAGCAGATTGAAGAAAAGCTAGTTGAAGAAAGCCATCGACGAATTACTCTGAAAAACCAGCCAAAATCATTGGTTACTCTAACGAATCGGATTGAGTCTCTCTTTACCCAAATTGAAAAGACTAAGCTTGTCGCTCTCCAAGAAAAGAAAACCATGGATATGGCTATCAGTAATATTGCCCATGATATACGAACACCATTGACAGTAGCGAGAGGCTATGCTCAGCAAAGTCTTCGAAGTAGTAGTGAAGATGACATGGCTATGGAGAAGATTTCTAAAAATCTACTGACTGTTTCAAAGCGTTTGGAAGCCTTGTTGGAATATCGACGATTAACAGAGGGGGCCATCCAACCACAATTTCAAGATGTGGACTTTTCTCAACTTGTGGTTAAGTCTATCCTGCCTTACTATGACATGTTTCAGGAGACAGGGATTACACTAGATATTCAAGTAACCCCTGATATCCAATGCGAAATGGATGCTGATATTTTTGAACGTCTATTTCAGAATATTATCAGTAACGTTCTAAAACATGGTAAGACTCAAGCTCAACTGACATTGCAGAAAAAGGACGATGGCATTTATTTGTCAGTTAGTAATATGGTCCAACAGCCGATACAGCATCTGGACCAACTAACGACCCGCTTTTATTCTGAAAACCTGTCAGATACCGAGGATTCCTCTGGACTTGGACTTTATATTACCGAACACTTAGTCCAAGTCTTAGCGGGTGAGTTGCATTTGTCCTATGAGAATGAATGGTTTTATTTAACAGTGAGGTTATGA